Sequence from the Opitutaceae bacterium genome:
TTTCGTCGGTCCCCTCAAGCGACAGCGCGAAGCCATTTAAGCGTTCTCCGCTCCCGTTCCATGCACCCTTGAGCGACTTCGCCGACGCCTGCTTCCACCTTGGCTTCGTCAAAGCTATTTCCCCACTGTGCGTGAGCCGAGTCAGCGGGCCTTCCGCAGTTGCACTAAATCGCGCATCGTCAAAACCGACGTCGACCCCCAGCCACCGCGCAACAAACGATGACTGCGCAACGCCTTCAATCGAACCGTTTGTGACATTGCCCGTGGAAAAATCGTAGTCGCCCTTGAGGGAAACCGCCCCCCACGGCTTCGATTGAAAACTGGCGGATCGAACGCTCAGGTTCGGCCAGGAAAACTCCGCCGACGCCTGCGCCGTGGAAGCATCCCAGCCTTTCCCGCGGAGCCTGTCCGCCTTGAATTCGCCTGTCAGCGCAAGCCTGCCATCCCGCGTTCTCATGACTTGCGCGCTCCCGTCAATTTTCCCCTCCGCTTCCAATCCAGGAAACCTGCTCAGATCCGCCTCGATACGGATTTCCGTCTCGGGCGAAAGCAGCGCGCCGCCACGGGCGACAATCACCGGTGCCGCAAGGCTGGCCGACAACCCCGGGCCGGTGATCGAAATCCGCTGCACGGTCAGCGCCTGCACGTCTCCCGAAAAGCCAAGCTCCAGACTCAGCGGCGGCAGTCCTTTCATCGCGTTTGGGGCGGGCTGCGCCCGTGCATGAATCGCCGCGGAGAACCGCCCCTGGCTCCACTCGAGTTCAAGCCCCCCGCCCACGTCCTCATAAGCGGGAGCCAGACCAGCGTCGCGCCCCGCAAGCGTCCAGTCCGCCGCGGATATTGAGGCGGCCTCGGGCAGCCAGCCGCGCTCCGCGAAATGCGCCCGCATCGCACCCTGCTGCCCGCGGAATTCAACCCGGCCCTCCGCTGAATCTGGCGTGGTGCTCGTTGCCGTCAGCCGCCATTTTTCCTCAGCAGAGGCCAGTTCCACGGTCAGTCCACCTTGCTGCGGCCAGGTCAGCCGACCGTCGGCACTCAACCGCCCCCACTGCAGACCCGAAACACCGAGCGAGTCATTGCGCCACAATGCAGAGGCCGTGCGAATTTCGTCCCGCCCCGGCAGCGCGATGCGGCCGCTTCCAAGTCGAACATCGGCAAACCAGTTGTCGATCGAATGGAGGATGCGATCCAGGCGCTCACGCAAATCCACCCAGCCGCGGATGGGGGGTGATGACACAGCGGCCGGCGCTTCCGGACTGACGATATCCACGCTCCAGTCGTCGGCAGCCCAGCTTCCGAGTCGCCCGCGATTCTGAAGCATCCGCCATGGGCTCAAGTCGCCTTCGATTCGCGCCGCGCGCGCGTCGAAGCCGCGCCCCTGCCAGCGGACATTGTGCAGCGCAATACGTCCACCATCGAGCCGCTCCAGCCGCTCGAAGCTCATCCCATGCCGCCGCCCCGCCAGCTTCAGCGGTCCGCCGATCCACAGGGGCAGCGTCAGCAGCGCCGCCAGCAGAATCACCGGCAGGCAGACAAGGACGATGAGGGCGCGACGCATGGAATGATCACGCGCATTCCACGGCGGCTCGTCGACAGCGTTATGCTGTTTCAAGTCCGCTGCGTGCAAGCAGCGCGGTGAGATCAGGATCCCGACCCATGAAGGCGCGGTACAGTTCCTCAGGATCCGCGGAATTTCCCCTGCTGAGAATCTCCTTCACAAACGCCGCGCCGGTCTCGGAATTGAAGACACCCTCCTTCTGAAACCGGGTGAACGCATCGGCGTCCAACACCTCCGCCCACTTGTACGAATAGTAGCCGGCCGCATAACCGACCGGATCGCTGAAAAGATGGTTGAAGCGGAGCAGGATGGTCCGGCCGGGCGGCACCGTCGGGATGATGCAGTCCGCCACCACCGCACGCGCCTTGGCTTCGATGTCGCCATCGAGAAACTCCGCCGTGCGCATGTGAAGCGCGAGGTCCATCTTCGCGAACTGTATCTGCCGCATGACCGCAGCCGCACCGCGGAACCGCCGGGCTGCGATCATCTTCCTGAAGAGTGGCTCGGGGATGGGTTCGCCCGTCTCATGATGCCGCGCAAAGAGATCGAGCCCCGCCCTCTCCCAGGTCCAGTTTTCCAGGATCTGCGACGGGAGTTCGACAAAGTCCCAGGCCACATTGACGCCATTGAGCGACTTGATCTCCACCTCTCCGAGGAGGTGATGCAGCAGATGGCCGAATTCGTGAAAGACCGTCTCGACCTCGCGATGGGTCAGCAGCGCCTGCCGCCCTCCGATCGGTGGCGTCAGATTGCCGCAGATGTAGCCGAGATGGGGTTCGCGTCCCGACGGCGGACTCACTCCACCCGTCAGCAAATAACCCATCCAGGCTCCGCCGCGCTTCGATTCGCGGGGGTGCCAGTCGGCATAGAACGACCCCAGGTGGCGTTTCCTTCGGTCGAAAAGATCGTAGAATCTTACCTCCGGGTGCCAGACCTCAACGCTTCCCGCGGGGCGCTCAACGATGGTCAGGCCGAGCACGCGGTCCGCGATTTCGAAAAGTCCGGAGATCACGCGGTCCATCGGGAAATAGGGGCGAAGCGCCTCCTCGTCAAAATCGTACCGATCCTTCCGCAGGCGTTCCGCCCAGAAGGAAACCTCCCACGCCTTCAGCGTTTCCGACGGGACGCCGAGGCGCTTCGCCTTGAAGTCCTCCAGTTCGCGGCATTCACGCCTGAAGGGATCCTGCGCACGGGCCTTCAAATCCTCGATGAAGGCCAAGGCGCGCGCACCCGTCTTCGCCATGCGGCGCTCCAGCACGAGGTCCGCAAAATGGGATTTGCCGAGAAGCGACGCCTTCTCCGCCCGGAGCGTCAGGATGCGCCGGACGAGATCCGCATTGTCATGCGGAGCCACGGAACCGACGGAGACAAATGCCGACCACACCTGCCGGCGGAGATCCTCGTTCTCCGCATAGGTGAGGACCGGCTCGATCGACGGCCCGTGCAGCGTGAATCGCCAGACCGGTTTCTCCGGAGTGCCGAGCCCCTTGCGCTCCGCATTGGCGCGCGCGGCCGCCTTCGCGTGCGCCGGCAGTCCCTCGAGCTTCGATTCATCCTCGACCAGAAGCTGCCAGGCGTTCGTCGCATCGAGCACGTTTTCCGAATACTTCTGCGTGATCTGGGCAAGCTCACTCTGGAGTTCCTCGAGCCGCCCGCGCTGGGCCTCGGGGAGATCCGCACCGGCAAGTCGGAACGACGCCCCGGTCTCCTCGATCAGGCGCGCATGGATTCCCTTCAACGCGCGTCCTTCCGCGGATTCGCCAAAACTCTTCAACCGCGCCCACAACGGGGCGTTCAACGGAATTTTGGCAAAGAAGGCCGACACCTTTGGCAGCATCGCATTGTGAGCCTCGCGGATCGCGGGCGCATCGGCGACCGACTGCAGGTGCGTGACTTTTCCCCAGGCGAAATTCAGCTCCTCCGTCGACCGCTCGAGCGCCAGGTACGTATTGTCATACGTGAGCGTCCCCATGTCCCGCGACGCAATGGCCGCTATGGCCGCCTCGGCGCGGCTCAGCGCCAGTTCGATGTCGGGAACAATGCGTTCAGCCGAATGCTGCGACCACCGGATCTCAAACGCCGGGTCATTGAAGGGATGCTCACTCATTTCCAGTGAAGCAACCGCACCCGCGGCTCAGGTCAAGTCATGTCGCGCAGGCGCGCAAGGGCCGTCGTGCAGGCCGTGGCGATCATTGTGATGTCCAGGCTGTAGGCAACGAACCGATAGCCTTCCCGAAGCAGCTTTTCGGCAGCATCAGGATCGGACGGCACGGCATGAATGCCCGGGACAATCCGGTTGCGCGTGCATGCGGCGAGAATCCTGGCTTTCGCAGCCAGATAGTCGGGGTGCGAGAACTGCGCGGGAATCCCCATGGAAGCCGTCAGGTCGTAGGGTCCGATGAACACCGCGTCGATGCCGGGCACCGAGAGAATCTCGTCGATCGCATCGACGGCATCAATGTGCTCGATCTGGACGGCGACCAGCACCTCCTCGTTCGCGCGCACCAGTTCATCCTCGACCCGGAGTCCATAACCGTTCGCACGACAGAACCCGACGCCACGAAGCCCGACCGGCGGGTACTTGCACGCCTGCACAAGCAGACTGGCTTCCGCTGCGGTTCGAACCAAGGGGGCGACCACGCCGTCGGCACCGGCGTCGAGGTACCGCTTGACCCAGGCATAGTCCACCCCGTGCAACCGCACAAGCGCTCCGCAGGCGGGGTTGCCCGAACGAATCGCTTGGAAAAGGCGCTGTGCCTCGGGAAGATCCACCGCCGAGTGTTCGCTGTCCACACAGAGGAAGTCGAACCCGCAGGATGCCATCAGCTCCGCGAGCATCGGACTCCCGCTGTTGAGCCAGCTTCCGAGGATGGTTCGTCCTTCGCGAAGGCGCCTGCGGAGATTGGGTCGGGTTGGAATTGCAGTCATGGAAATCTAGGAATGAGAAAGTCCTTAACGGGAATCTTCACGACCAGTTTCAGAACCTCAACCGTGGCACTGTCAATCCTCACGCCACCGCGGTGGGCGTCCAACGGGGTGAAGAGCGAAAAGATGCCAGGCTCCGCAACCACCCGCCCCGCTGGGGACCGCGAATCATAGAAAATGAGGTCCCGGGTCTCATCATAGTCGCCAAAAGGCTTAAGCAATCCCCTCGGACACCACTCGATCACCTCGCCTCCCGCGAGGGTGTATTGAAGATCCACGTGCCTCCGGTGCGTTTCAAAGCGGGCGGAGGATTCAATCACCGTCGCATAGCGGAGGATCAATGCGCGCATCCCGTCGCCGATGTCGAAGCTCCCTTCCTTCGGTTCCGGCGGCAGCGACCTGATCCAGGCGACCGCTCGCACCGCCGCTGCACCGCAGGCATCCAGCCCAAGGTCCTCAAAGTCGCGCAGTTGACCGCAAATCATGCCAGGTTCGTCACGGGCATTCGATGTCAGGAATCACCGCCCGTCGCGGCGTACCCGTACAGAAAGGCGCGATGCAGCTCGAATCGGATCCTGCTCGCACCCGCCGGAGCCCGCTCGCCGCCCTTCCAGCGAAACGTGGCACGCCGCTGGTCTCCGGTCGCCGGCGTGCAGTCCTCCAGTGAAAAACCGGGGCAGGCCCGACCGGCCTCGTCCTGAAGCTCCGCACGAAGCGACCCACCCTGTTTGACATGGACATTGACCGCGACCCGGCTGCCCGCCAGCCGCATCGGTCGCGTGACAGCCTCCCCCACTGTCGCCCCCCCCGCCGAGGATACCAGAGCATACAGCCTGTCAAAGTCCCACGAGGCGCGGCACAAGGCGGTGTTGAACGGCAGCGTCGGCGTCTGGTAGCCGATCACGGTTTCATTGCCAACCTCGATGCGCGGCTTGAAACGCGTGTCAAATATCTCGCCGTGAATGCCCTCCGAGCCTGCGTAGTAAACGAACATTTTTCCGCCTTCGACGATCGGATGATGCATCTGCCACATCATGCCGCCACCGTAGTCGCCCAGGGCCGGATTGGGGAGCGCGGCACGGCGATCGGGTCGCCACCAGTGAAATCCGTCGCGCGACGCGGCGAGTTCGAGGCTCATGGTCTGAATCGCCGCATCATAGTAGTTCACCAGCGCCACATAACCGCCTTCCACCTTGACCGGGCAGACTTCCAGAAACTGCGCGTAGTCGGGATCCCGCCAGTCGCGCGTGAGCACCAGCGTTTCATCCCCCCAATGCGTTCCGTCCGGACTCGAGCGGCGGGCGACGCTGCGCAGACCGCCTCGCGGATTGTTGTCGTACGTGATGATCCGGTCGCCCTCCCGAAGTTTCGGGTAGACCTTGAAGTAGGAGTAGTAGGGGCCGCCGGGAGAGTCGCGATAGACATAGGACACATCTCCTCCTCCTCCGGTCGCCGCATGCAGCGGCCCCTCGGTCAGGATCCAGCTCTTCCCATCCTTCGAATGGTAGCGGTAGGTGCCCAGGCGTTCCTGGGGACCCGGCAGATGGCCAACCTTGTTCTCCTTCATCCCGCCGTAGAGCGGCCCGCGCATGACAAACATTTCGTAGGGCCATTCCTTGTTCGTTGGATCGACGAGGACCGATGCGTAAACCGACGTCCCTCCCGAATCCAAATCAAACAGGATGTTGGTCCTGTCGTAGCCCGGCCAGCGAACGAATGACAGCTCGGGTCGAACCCAGTGCACACCATCCCCGCTCTCAAGATAGGTGAGGCGGCGCTGCTGCTCGTGAATGGTGGTGAGTCCATCAAGCCTCACTTCCGCCGGCGTTGAAACCTGCCAGGCCTTCCACTTTCCGTCGATCGGATCATGCAGGACCGTGCCATGCGCCATGATCCCTCCCGCATCCCATGGCCTCCCCGGCTCAAGCAGGGGATTCCCTGGATCGGGCACGCCCAGCTCAACCCGCCAGGAGACGAGCTGCAACGATTCGAAATCATCCGGCATGAGCAGCGGGAGACGCTGTGAAGTGGAGGCCGCTTCCAGAGCAAGCGCAGCGACGCACGCGCCCGGGATCACGCACAGGCGGAGCCGCAGACAGAGATTTCGGAGCAGTGTTGGTGCCATGGCGGATTCGGGAGAATTGGTTGAATGACCGGACGGGAAGGCGTGACTGCGCCAATCAGAATCTCCGCTCAAGGGAGAACACAACCCGTCGCGGCGACGTTCCGCTGTTTGCCGTGCCCGTGACGACGCGCTGATCCAGGACGTTCTGCACGCGAAACTGCGCATCCCAGGATCCCCTTCCCTGCTTGCGCAGAACTCGCACGCCAACATCCCAGCGCAGGCTGCCGCTCTGCAGCACGATGTTGTCGGGGTTGAGCACCACATCATCGGTGTAGCCAAAGGCATTCTGGAAGTAAACCGACCAGACCGGGCTTCTGTAGCCAAGATAGCTGCCCATGAAATTCAGGCGCACAGGCGTGTCCCCGCGCTGCCTCCGCTTCACGACCGTCTGATCGGACTGGACGGCGAATATCGCAGTGTGCGCAAACGCACCCGACGCATAGAACGAGAGCCTGTCCGTCGGCGCCCCCGACAACTCGAACTCCACCCCCTCCGCCGTGGAACTCGGATCCACCACGTTCTCGCGCCAGTTGTACAACGGGCTCAGCTCGTCATTGCGGTTGGTGCGGAAATTCACCGAGCGGATGTCGCTTCCCTCGAGAATCTTGTAGTAGGAGACATTGAAGGTGTACTTGCCGCCAAACAGCTCCGACTTGATGCCGATCTCATCGAGCTCCACCGTGCGCGATGCCGCGACCCGCGCCGCGGGATCCCGGCCCGCCACTCCAAACGTTCCCTCGGGATAGCGGAGCACATTCCGCTCCGGATCCTGTTGCTCCGCATGGACCGCAAAGAGATTGGCCCCGGAGAACAGCCGGTATCCGGCGCCGACCCGCCAGGTTTTGTCCGTTGGCTCCGGGCGCGACGCCGTGAAGCTGTTGTTCATCAAATTGTGGATGTCCTCCTCGATCTTGTCATAGCGCCATCCTCCGGTGACCTGCAGGCGATCCTCCCATGCTTTCACGGTGTGCTGCACATAGAACGACGTCTCCTCAACGTCCCGCGTCTCCTCCGTCGAGACCCTCTGCGCCGGCAGATCGCTCCGCTTCAGGTTGAGAAAGGCACTGTTGTCGAGTATGCGAAAAATGCCGCCCGTATTGGCGCGCTTGAACCGGTCAAAAATGTCGCGCTTCGTGTATTCATATCCCACGAGAGTCTGGTGCGACATCTTCGCAAAATTGTATTCCATCAGGAAATCGCCCTGGTAGGACACAAATTCGGTGTCGCGCTCCGTGGTGTCGTGCCGCAGCGCCATGGTCCAGTCGATCGGCGGACCGAGCGGATTGGCCGGGTCGAAGATGTAGTTCCCGAATCCGCGCAGGCGCGTCAGCTCGCGGTCAACCTCTGTCTTCACCCAGAGGACGCCCTGCCGGGTCGAAAGCCAGTCGTTGAACTTGTGGTTGACCTGGGTCAGCACTTCGTAGTCCTGCGCATCGGGCTTGACCCACGATGCCGTCTGGGGCGTGTCCTGCGGCAGCATGCGCGTCTTGTGAAGCGCACCGTCCTGCGGAAAGGTCCGGAAGACCTGTCCGTTCGGCGCCCGGTAGAAGAACTGCATTTCATCCTGGATCTCGAAAAACTCCGCCGACGGCGTCCGGCCTGACTGCAGCGTTCCCTCGACCAGCAGGTCCGTCCGGTCCGTGAGCTGCACATGGACGGAGGGGAAGAACGCAAACGTGTCATAGCGTTCGTTGGGAAGGTAGATCTCGCCGCCCGTGTAGGAGGCTATCGCCCGGTAGAGCACCCGCCCGTCGGAGGTGAGCGGTCCGGTGCTGTCGAGCACGCTCTTGTTGTAGCTGAAGTCGTCGATCGTGAAGCTCACGGAATTCATCCGCTTCTTCTGCGGCTTCTTGGTGACCAGATTCACGACGCCCCCCGCCTCGCCACGCCCCGTGGTCGCCGAGCCGAGCCCCTTGATCACCTCAATGCGGTCGATGTTGGCCATGTCCTTTCGGAACTGCATCGACTGGCCGGAGGTGTAGCGGAAGCTGTTTCTGAACTGGCTGAAGACATCGATCGACCGGACCTGAAACTGGTCCTGTCCGCCATTGCGCACCGTGACGCCCGGGAGAAACGCAACGGCCTCGCCCAGTGTCGGCGCCGCCAGTTCCTTGATCATGCGCTCGCTCGCAATGTTGACCGTCTGCGGGATGTCCCGCAAAGGCGTGTTCAGGCGCGTGACCGACGTCGCCGATGTCACGCCATAGCCGCTGGCGTCCTCCTTCGCTTCAACCGAGAAGGGCGTCAGGGTGATCACATCCTTGTCGTCGGGTGCGGTGCTTGAAACAGTCTGTGCGGCGGCTTCTCCGGCGATCGCCGGCAGCACGGCGAGAAGGAGGGTCCGCAGGATTTTTGCGCGGGATATTCCATTCCCGTATGAGGTGTGCGATTTCATGGGGTTGCAGTGGTTTGCGGTCGCGCGATCCAGTCCGGCCATCGGACGGGGATCGCTGTGGCACGCATCCATGCGAATGCGCGGTTGACGCGCAAACCGGACGACGTGTTATGATAACGTCCAGTGAACTCCCGCCCCTCCCGAGCCAGTCTTCATGAGGTCGCCGCCGCCTGCGGCGTTTCGGCCATGACGGTGTCACGAGCCATGCGGAACCACCCGAACGTCGCCCCCGCCACGCGACGCCTCATCGTGAACGCCGCAAGAAAGGCGGGGTACGCGCCTGATCCCTACATGGCGCGGCTGATGGCCAGGGTCCGCAGCCATCGCCACAAGGATTCCGAGGCGGTCGTCGCCGTGCTGCGCGACTATCACCAGGGCGACGACCTGCTCGACTCCGCCTACCACTACGCTCCGCTGCGCGACATCAGCCACCACGCGGCGCGCTACGGCTACCGCGCAGAGGAGTTCCGGCTCGACCGCGCCAAGATGTCCCCGGAACGGCTGCGCCAGATCCTGGATGCACGCGGCATCGAGGGCCTGATCGTCTCGCCGCAGTCATCCCGGAGCATCGGGCGCGAAATGGACTACTCGGGTTTCGCCGCCGTGACGCTCGGCTACGGCCTTCCCAACCCGGGATTGCATCGCGCAAGCACCAACATGACCCGCGGCATCCTCAAGGCGACCCGCGAACTCGCCGACCGCGGCTACCGCCGCATCGGCCTCGCCGTGTCCGAATGGATCGACGCCCGCTCCGACCACACCTACACGGGCGCGATGCTCAACCATCAGCGCCTGATCAGGCCCGCCGACCGGGTGCCGCTCCTGCTCTTTCCCAAGAACAACATCGCCGAGGACAAGCGCTACTTCTGCACCTGGTTCCGCCGCCACCGGCCCGACGTCGTCATCTCCTTTGACACCTACGTCCCGGATTGGCTGACAGGGGATCTGGGGCTGAGCATCCCCGGGGACTGCGGATTCGTCGTCCACGACTGGATCGAGCGCTGCCCGCACCATGCAGGCATCGATCACCGCCGCCCGGACGTCATTGGCGCCGCCATGGACCTCCTGGCGACGCAGCTCCTCAACAACGAGCGGGGTGTGCCGGCCGTCGCGCGGCAGGTCCTTATCGAGCCCGCGTGGATCGATGGACCCAGCATACGCCCCCGTTGAAATCGCATCGAATGTTATCATAGCAGCCCCCGGGAATTGTCAGGGGCGGCCCGCTGGGAATCATCGTCCACTTTGCATCGTATGCCAAAACACCCCGGCGCCCGGCGCTCCGCTCCCCTCCCACTTGTCCTGGTGACATCCGAAACGCGCCGCGAGGAGCTGGCTCCCCTGCGCGGCATCGCCCGGCTGCTCGTTGGTCCCGGCGGCGGCAACACGATGCCCAGGTCCGAGGTCCTTCGATGGGCCCCAAAAGTTGCGGCCATCATCTGCCGCGGAGAACTGCAGGTGGATGCCGAGATCCTGGAGCGCGCCCCCCACCTGCGCATTGTCGCCAGTGCGTCGGTCGGAGTCGACAAGCTGGACCTCGCCCGCATGGAACGCCAGGGCGTCTTCGCCACAAATGCGCCGGATTACTTCGTCGAGGCAACGGCCGACTACACGCTCGGGGCGATAATATCCCTCCTGCGGCGGCTCAATGAGGCGGATCGCTACGTGCGCCGGGGTCAATGGCGCAGCTTCCAGCCCGGTGCGTGGGACGGAGCGCTGCTGCGCGGAAAGGTTCTCGGCCTCGTCGGCTACGGCGCCATCGGCCAGGCGGTCGCACGGCGCGCGGCGGGATTCGGCCTGGAGGTCATCCACTACCGGCGCACCCCGTCGCGGGATGCTGGATACACGCCTCTCGAACAGCTCCTGGCCCGATCCGACATTGTGTCCCTCCATGTCCCCTTGAACGAGGATTCGCGCGCATTGATCGACGAGCAAAGACTCCGGCGGATGAAGCCGGGGGCCTGCCTGGTCAATGTGTCCCGCGGACAGGTTGTTGATGAGCCGGCACTGATTTCAGCCCTTGAGTCAGGGCGGCTCGCCGGTGCCGCGCTCGATGTGTTTGCCGACGAGCCTCGCGTGCCGCTGGCATTGCGCCGGCTGCCCAATACGCTGCTCACACCTCACATTGGTGGAGGCACGGTGGAAAGCCGCAGACATTCGTCGCTCACCTGCGCGAGGGCTGTTGCGCGAGTCCTCTCTGGACAACGGCCTGATAATCTCAAGAACAACCCCTCCGCCGGTTCCCTCCGGAAATGGCGCGGCTCCAAACCCTCGGCCAATCCCAAATGATGAGCACTTCATCCGTCCATGAACCCGAACTCATTCGGAAGATCAGCTTTCGCCTGCTGCCATTCCTGATGCTGCTTTACCTGGTCGCCTACATCGACCGGGCGAACATTTCAGTCGCAGCACTTCAGATGAACGCCGATCTTGGGTTGAGCGCCCGCATGTATGGACTCGGTGCCGGCCTCTTCTACGTCACCTACATTCTCTTCGAGGTCCCCAGCAACATCATCCTGGCCCGCGTGGGCGCGCGACGCTGGATCGCCCGCATCATGCTTACCTGGGGAATGATCGCCGCCGGCATGGCGTTCATCCACACCGCCGGTCAGCTCTACACGATGCGGCTCCTCCTCGGCGCCGCGGAAGCGGGCTTCACCCCAGGCATCATCTACTACCTGAGCCGCTGGTACCCGTCCCGCCACCGCGCCGGTGCGCTCTCCTATTTCTACATCGCGGCGGCGCTTGCCTCGGTCGTCGGGCTCCCTCTCTCCGGAGCGCTCCTGGGGCTCGACGGCTGGCATGGCTTCTCAGGGTGGCGCTGGCTCTATTTTCTCGAGGGAATACCCGCCATGATTCTCGGTGTCGCGGTTTTCTACTACCTGCCTGACCGGCCCTCGAAGGCCCGATGGCTTTCACGCGATCAGGCGGACTGGCTGGAAAACACGATCGCGGATGAGTCCGCCGCAGCCCCTGCCGCCAAATCACACGCCGCTGGCTGGCGGCGCGCCTTCAGCGACAGCCGGGTCTGGCTCCTGAGCCTGTTCTGGCTTCTCCAGGCGTTCGGCACCATCGGTGTTACGCTTTTCCTGCCGCAGATCCTGAAGAGCCTCTCGAACGCCAGCAATTTTCTGGTGAGCCTCTACTCCGCCCTGCCGTTCATCTTCGCCTGCATTTTCATGTACGTGAACGGCCGGCATTCCGATCGCACCGGAGAGCGGCGCTGGCATCTGGGACTTCCCCTCATGGTCTCGGGAATCCTGCTGGCCGTGGCAACAACCAGCAGCAACCTCACCTTCGCCTATGTTCTCCTGGTGCTTGCCGTGGGATTCAACTGGGCCGTGACACCTGTCTTCTGGGCGGTGACCACGGAATACCTGGCAGGCGGCGTTGCCGCGGCGGGGGCCATCGCCCTCATCAATTCCGTCGCCAACCTCGCCGGCGTGGGTCTGCCCCCAGCGATGGGCTGGATTCGCGACCACCGCGGGAGCTACCAGCTCGCACTCCTGCTCATAGCGCTCGCGCTCTTCCTCGGAGGAATCCTCGGTCATGCGCTCGCCGGAAAGAAGCCCGGCTCATCCTGTTGATGCCTGCTTCGCTTGTTGAAATTCGCGCCTGACACCGCCCTGCTCCCTTTCTGAACAAGACGCCATGAAGATCACACGATTGGAGACTTTCCACGTCCGCCCCCGCTGGCTCCTCGTCCGCGTGCACACCGACTCCGGACTCAGCGGCTGGGGTGAAGCGACGCTTGAGGCCCGCTCGCTCACCGTGGAAACGATGGTCCGCGAAATGTCCGGCTGGCTGATCGGCCAGGACCCGCGCCGCATCGAGCACATCTGGCAGACGCTGCACCGCGGAAGTTTCTATCGCGGCGGCCCCGTCCACGGCTCGGCCATCGCCGGAATAGACATCGCACTCTGGGACATCCTTGGAAAGAGCCTCGGGACTCCAGTGCATCAACTGCTGGGCGGACGCGTTCGCGACAGGATCCGCATGTATGCCTGGACGGACGCGGGCACCGCCGACGACTACGTCAATTCGGTTCGCGACCTGCGCGACCGCCGGGGTCTGACCGCATTCAAGTACAACGCCACCGGTCAGATGCGCCCGGTTTCGTCGCTCTCCGCGATTGAGACCGCCGTCACCCGGTTCAAGGACCTGCGGAAACTGGTCGGGCCAGATGTCGACATCGCAGCCGACTTCCACGGTCGTCTGACGTTCGCCGATGCCAAACGCCTGATCGGCCGCCTCGAGGAATTTCATCCGCTGTTCATCGAGGAACCCATTCTTCCCGGCGATCCGGAAGGCATGCGACTGATCGCGGAATCGACCCGGATCCCCATCGCCGCCGGTGAACGCCTTTTCAATCGCTGGGATTTTCAGCCCCTTCTCGATCGCCGCGCGATCAGCGTTGCCCAGCCCGACCTCGCACACGCCGGGGGAATTTCCGAGACGCGCCGCATCGCCGCACTCGCCGAATCGCGCGACATACTCGTCGCCCCGCACTGCCCGGTCGGCCCGGTCGGCCTGGCCGCATCCCTGCAAATCGACGCGGCCTGCCCCAATTTTCTGATCCAGGAGCACGTCACCCTCGGCGAATCGCTCCTGACCAAGCCATTCGTGCTCGAAGCCGGATTCCTGAAGGTGCCCGAAGCCCCCGGCCTGGGCGTCGAAATTGATGAAAAGAAACTCGCT
This genomic interval carries:
- a CDS encoding LacI family DNA-binding transcriptional regulator; this encodes MTVSRAMRNHPNVAPATRRLIVNAARKAGYAPDPYMARLMARVRSHRHKDSEAVVAVLRDYHQGDDLLDSAYHYAPLRDISHHAARYGYRAEEFRLDRAKMSPERLRQILDARGIEGLIVSPQSSRSIGREMDYSGFAAVTLGYGLPNPGLHRASTNMTRGILKATRELADRGYRRIGLAVSEWIDARSDHTYTGAMLNHQRLIRPADRVPLLLFPKNNIAEDKRYFCTWFRRHRPDVVISFDTYVPDWLTGDLGLSIPGDCGFVVHDWIERCPHHAGIDHRRPDVIGAAMDLLATQLLNNERGVPAVARQVLIEPAWIDGPSIRPR
- a CDS encoding MFS transporter, whose translation is MMSTSSVHEPELIRKISFRLLPFLMLLYLVAYIDRANISVAALQMNADLGLSARMYGLGAGLFYVTYILFEVPSNIILARVGARRWIARIMLTWGMIAAGMAFIHTAGQLYTMRLLLGAAEAGFTPGIIYYLSRWYPSRHRAGALSYFYIAAALASVVGLPLSGALLGLDGWHGFSGWRWLYFLEGIPAMILGVAVFYYLPDRPSKARWLSRDQADWLENTIADESAAAPAAKSHAAGWRRAFSDSRVWLLSLFWLLQAFGTIGVTLFLPQILKSLSNASNFLVSLYSALPFIFACIFMYVNGRHSDRTGERRWHLGLPLMVSGILLAVATTSSNLTFAYVLLVLAVGFNWAVTPVFWAVTTEYLAGGVAAAGAIALINSVANLAGVGLPPAMGWIRDHRGSYQLALLLIALALFLGGILGHALAGKKPGSSC
- the dgoD gene encoding galactonate dehydratase produces the protein MKITRLETFHVRPRWLLVRVHTDSGLSGWGEATLEARSLTVETMVREMSGWLIGQDPRRIEHIWQTLHRGSFYRGGPVHGSAIAGIDIALWDILGKSLGTPVHQLLGGRVRDRIRMYAWTDAGTADDYVNSVRDLRDRRGLTAFKYNATGQMRPVSSLSAIETAVTRFKDLRKLVGPDVDIAADFHGRLTFADAKRLIGRLEEFHPLFIEEPILPGDPEGMRLIAESTRIPIAAGERLFNRWDFQPLLDRRAISVAQPDLAHAGGISETRRIAALAESRDILVAPHCPVGPVGLAASLQIDAACPNFLIQEHVTLGESLLTKPFVLEAGFLKVPEAPGLGVEIDEKKLAAEKFDGVWHNPRYTAEDNAFAEW
- a CDS encoding D-glycerate dehydrogenase → MPKHPGARRSAPLPLVLVTSETRREELAPLRGIARLLVGPGGGNTMPRSEVLRWAPKVAAIICRGELQVDAEILERAPHLRIVASASVGVDKLDLARMERQGVFATNAPDYFVEATADYTLGAIISLLRRLNEADRYVRRGQWRSFQPGAWDGALLRGKVLGLVGYGAIGQAVARRAAGFGLEVIHYRRTPSRDAGYTPLEQLLARSDIVSLHVPLNEDSRALIDEQRLRRMKPGACLVNVSRGQVVDEPALISALESGRLAGAALDVFADEPRVPLALRRLPNTLLTPHIGGGTVESRRHSSLTCARAVARVLSGQRPDNLKNNPSAGSLRKWRGSKPSANPK